A part of Paenibacillus donghaensis genomic DNA contains:
- a CDS encoding class I SAM-dependent methyltransferase: MIYFEKLFKKGAYILDGCAGTGNYSFKLAELGYKVIAGDIVPHNVDIIRGKQDKKPILADIYTGSITDLSHFESETFDVVLNMGAFYHIGNEERKLAMKECLRVLKPKGLLAISYINNTANSVLNIRDRLENMEDVLTWYNNKTKDGIFLHMSPLEIEQIAKVYNTEIVAHIGTDGIGYLLSNKINEANQEDFEQWIQFHLQTCEDKGLLGYSLHGLAFLQKM; encoded by the coding sequence ATGATATATTTTGAAAAACTCTTTAAAAAAGGGGCATACATCCTTGATGGTTGTGCAGGAACAGGGAATTATTCATTTAAACTGGCAGAGTTGGGGTATAAGGTAATAGCCGGAGATATTGTTCCTCATAATGTTGATATTATAAGAGGTAAGCAAGATAAAAAGCCAATTTTGGCTGATATTTATACGGGAAGTATAACTGATTTATCACATTTCGAAAGCGAAACATTTGATGTTGTTTTGAATATGGGAGCATTTTATCATATCGGTAACGAAGAAAGAAAGCTTGCAATGAAAGAATGCTTACGTGTGTTAAAACCAAAAGGACTTTTGGCTATTTCATATATTAACAACACAGCAAATTCAGTACTGAACATACGCGATAGACTTGAAAATATGGAAGATGTACTTACTTGGTATAATAACAAAACAAAGGATGGTATATTCCTACATATGTCTCCACTAGAAATCGAACAAATCGCAAAAGTCTATAATACAGAAATAGTTGCTCATATTGGAACAGATGGGATCGGATATCTTCTTTCGAATAAAATAAATGAGGCTAATCAGGAAGATTTTGAACAATGGATTCAATTTCATTTGCAAACTTGTGAAGATAAAGGTTTATTAGGCTATAGTTTGCACGGATTAGCTTTTTTGCAAAAAATGTAG
- a CDS encoding GNAT family N-acetyltransferase, with protein sequence MKITLRRYRLLSDFERVSQFMRLNFNKYQLGGNVPQPFWEYAHTHPYFEHSLTHRFGIWEENEEMVGVACYEMNIGECYFSTKEGYDFLKQEMVEYAETELSKRSSDQYSLDVRVYDYEEELIKLLVQKEYHKTYSEPIRVYNYVSGFSTRTLPEGFTFITLENENDLRKINDVLWRGFNHGDEPDDDLDSRLLMQSGPHFRKDLTAIIKAPNGEYACFAGMWVDGMNDFAYLEPLATAPRYRSLGLATVAVTELMKRTEQLGATYCFGGAPDFYPKIGFETACHREMWSKTW encoded by the coding sequence ATGAAGATCACATTAAGAAGGTATAGATTACTTTCCGATTTCGAAAGAGTCTCTCAGTTCATGCGATTAAACTTCAACAAATATCAGTTGGGTGGTAATGTCCCGCAGCCTTTTTGGGAGTATGCGCATACACATCCTTATTTTGAACATTCTCTAACACACCGATTCGGTATTTGGGAGGAGAACGAAGAAATGGTAGGTGTAGCTTGCTATGAAATGAACATTGGCGAATGCTACTTTTCAACCAAAGAAGGATATGATTTTTTAAAACAAGAAATGGTTGAATATGCAGAGACAGAGCTATCTAAGAGATCATCTGACCAATACAGCCTGGATGTTAGGGTATATGACTATGAAGAAGAACTAATAAAATTGCTTGTCCAAAAAGAATATCACAAGACATACAGTGAGCCGATCCGAGTTTACAATTACGTTTCAGGTTTTTCCACGCGCACATTACCCGAGGGATTCACTTTCATCACTTTAGAAAATGAAAATGACCTGCGTAAAATTAACGATGTATTGTGGCGGGGATTCAACCATGGTGACGAGCCTGACGATGACCTTGATTCCAGACTGCTCATGCAGAGTGGACCACATTTCAGAAAGGACCTTACCGCAATTATAAAAGCTCCCAATGGAGAGTACGCCTGTTTTGCCGGAATGTGGGTTGATGGTATGAACGATTTTGCATATCTTGAACCACTCGCTACAGCTCCGCGATATCGCAGTTTAGGGCTGGCAACTGTAGCCGTAACCGAGCTAATGAAACGCACTGAACAGCTGGGGGCTACATATTGTTTCGGAGGTGCCCCCGACTTCTATCCCAAAATCGGGTTTGAAACCGCCTGCCACCGGGAAATGTGGTCAAAAACATGGTAG
- a CDS encoding TetR/AcrR family transcriptional regulator codes for MKKQQPQISEDRILEASWELLGEEDIEKFSMRRLADRLGIQAPSLYWYFKSKQNLYQRLANQVSKVILEEFHSEGDWKEQLTGLAVTVRSVLSRYPCSTQLMMMTLPHEPDIIRFTNRMLLCVESTPLAQAQKMQVVTTLVNYVFYFVLDNYQHEHNVSAILKDQGAPPGEELIRVLDSMSETDAGLFRRMFTNGLFELMGTDGAFEFGLKLILLGIEQVIKEQEK; via the coding sequence ATGAAAAAGCAGCAGCCTCAAATTTCAGAGGACAGGATTCTGGAAGCCTCGTGGGAGCTTCTTGGAGAGGAGGACATCGAGAAATTCAGCATGAGACGATTGGCCGACAGGCTGGGGATTCAGGCTCCCTCCCTGTACTGGTACTTCAAGAGCAAACAGAATCTTTACCAGCGCCTGGCCAATCAGGTATCGAAGGTGATTCTGGAGGAGTTCCACTCCGAGGGGGATTGGAAGGAGCAACTGACAGGGCTTGCGGTAACAGTACGGAGCGTGCTCAGCCGATATCCCTGCTCTACGCAGCTCATGATGATGACGCTGCCCCACGAACCGGACATCATCCGGTTCACCAACCGTATGCTGCTCTGCGTGGAATCGACGCCGCTTGCGCAAGCGCAGAAAATGCAAGTGGTTACTACGCTTGTGAACTATGTCTTCTACTTCGTTCTAGACAATTATCAGCATGAGCACAATGTCTCTGCGATCCTTAAAGACCAGGGAGCACCTCCGGGTGAGGAGCTGATTCGGGTCCTGGATTCCATGAGCGAGACAGATGCGGGACTGTTCAGGAGGATGTTTACGAACGGGCTGTTCGAGCTAATGGGGACCGATGGGGCGTTTGAGTTCGGCCTGAAGCTGATTCTGCTCGGGATTGAGCAGGTGATAAAGGAGCAGGAGAAGTAG
- a CDS encoding discoidin domain-containing protein has product MKIIVTSKSGTNKVTYTIIVSSPNLALNRPATVDSTCNASQTAAKAVEGSVINDSKWCSKSSNRSLQIDLGSVKQVNQFVIKHAAEGGETTSYNTKAYNIQVSINGTDWSTVVKVANNTKSVTVDNIASVSARYIKLNVTTPTQTTNPAARIYEFEVYGPSVTP; this is encoded by the coding sequence ATGAAGATCATCGTGACCTCGAAATCCGGAACGAATAAGGTTACGTACACGATAATTGTGAGTTCTCCGAATTTAGCATTGAATAGACCTGCGACGGTTGACAGTACGTGCAACGCCTCGCAAACTGCGGCCAAAGCTGTGGAAGGCAGCGTCATCAACGATAGCAAATGGTGCTCCAAGTCCAGCAACCGCTCACTGCAGATCGATCTTGGCTCTGTGAAGCAAGTGAATCAATTCGTCATCAAGCACGCAGCGGAAGGCGGAGAGACCACTTCATATAACACGAAAGCTTATAATATTCAGGTCAGTATTAATGGTACGGATTGGAGCACAGTAGTCAAAGTGGCCAATAATACAAAAAGCGTGACGGTAGACAATATCGCTTCAGTATCAGCAAGATATATCAAGTTGAACGTTACGACGCCTACGCAAACCACAAACCCTGCGGCAAGAATCTATGAGTTCGAGGTCTACGGACCAAGTGTTACACCCTAA
- a CDS encoding ABC1 kinase family protein, whose product MIFKFVWDFWWLGKQKYFISGRRLEAKTKALYRKQATYFTKTAMDMGGLIIKLGQHVSAQVDILPKEILDELSKLQDSVDSVDFAEIQQKVESELGVSISEIFAEFSTTPIAAASLGQVHRATLRTGEEVAVKVMRPGVEDIIAIDSKSIQIAVRLLKLQPKIAAFMDLDAVYDEFYDTVMDELDYQKEGRNAEEFQLQFIHREDIVVPGIHWSYTTSKVLTMEFLEGVKINDFAQLDAWGVDRTTLAKSLLEIFVEQILVEGFFHADPHPGNVLVQPDGTIALIDYGMVGRIADDMKTQMVALLMAVYLKDAHGAIDALTRLRFLRRNVDLEVFSRNLTLLFEQINGDTFDLNFVTSGDNAEELRDFLYSQPFQLPANTTFLGKAMATVYGLCLGLDPELDLIGTAKPYIQEVVLNDLRGSVFSTFVDEGKNLLKGILPTTKKFISAVDKMDSGDLRVKLSGSFEKKLIDTQNKNTQRIIATIIGAVSLLTAANLWNEVNHIVSYVLGTLGLLIMLSQLKTRERLRDVRHARQMKAMREHSRLEKPKFHSHK is encoded by the coding sequence ATGATTTTTAAGTTCGTCTGGGATTTCTGGTGGCTGGGCAAGCAAAAGTATTTTATTTCGGGGCGGCGCTTAGAAGCAAAAACAAAAGCCTTATACCGCAAACAGGCAACGTATTTCACGAAGACCGCCATGGACATGGGTGGGTTAATTATCAAGCTTGGGCAGCATGTTAGTGCGCAAGTGGATATTTTGCCGAAGGAAATTCTTGATGAATTGTCAAAGCTGCAGGACTCCGTAGATTCAGTAGATTTTGCCGAGATACAGCAAAAGGTAGAGAGTGAACTCGGAGTATCCATTAGCGAGATCTTTGCTGAGTTCAGTACAACTCCTATCGCAGCGGCTTCCTTAGGACAGGTACATCGGGCGACATTACGAACAGGTGAAGAAGTCGCAGTGAAAGTGATGCGTCCCGGGGTCGAGGATATTATTGCAATTGATTCGAAATCCATTCAAATTGCTGTTCGTTTATTGAAACTCCAGCCCAAGATCGCAGCATTCATGGATCTCGATGCGGTGTATGATGAGTTCTACGACACTGTTATGGATGAGCTCGATTATCAAAAAGAGGGGCGAAATGCAGAAGAATTTCAGCTGCAGTTTATCCATCGGGAGGATATCGTTGTTCCAGGCATTCATTGGTCCTATACCACTTCAAAAGTGTTAACCATGGAGTTTTTGGAAGGTGTAAAAATCAATGATTTTGCCCAGCTTGATGCTTGGGGTGTGGATCGGACTACATTAGCGAAGTCATTGCTGGAGATTTTTGTAGAACAGATTCTGGTAGAAGGTTTCTTTCACGCAGACCCGCACCCGGGAAATGTTCTCGTGCAGCCTGACGGCACCATAGCATTAATCGATTACGGAATGGTCGGACGAATTGCCGATGATATGAAGACGCAAATGGTCGCACTTCTAATGGCCGTGTATTTAAAAGATGCTCACGGCGCAATCGATGCCCTTACCCGTTTGAGATTTTTAAGAAGGAATGTGGATTTAGAGGTATTTTCAAGGAACCTCACGTTATTATTTGAACAAATAAACGGTGATACGTTTGACCTTAATTTCGTGACGTCAGGTGACAATGCTGAAGAACTGCGTGATTTCCTCTACTCTCAGCCCTTTCAGTTACCGGCAAATACAACATTTTTGGGAAAAGCGATGGCCACGGTGTATGGACTTTGTCTAGGCCTGGACCCTGAGCTCGATTTGATTGGGACTGCTAAGCCTTACATCCAAGAGGTTGTGCTTAACGATCTGCGGGGAAGTGTCTTTTCCACCTTCGTAGATGAAGGCAAGAATCTTCTAAAAGGAATCCTTCCTACGACAAAAAAGTTCATATCTGCAGTAGATAAAATGGATAGCGGAGATTTACGGGTGAAGCTATCGGGCTCTTTTGAGAAAAAATTGATAGATACGCAAAATAAAAATACACAGCGGATTATTGCAACAATCATTGGAGCAGTATCCCTTCTGACTGCGGCAAACCTGTGGAATGAAGTGAATCATATCGTTTCTTATGTGCTCGGCACGTTGGGGCTGCTCATTATGCTAAGCCAACTCAAAACGAGAGAACGCCTCCGTGATGTAAGACATGCCAGGCAGATGAAAGCCATGCGTGAACATAGCAGATTGGAAAAGCCGAAGTTTCATTCCCATAAATAA
- a CDS encoding CPBP family glutamic-type intramembrane protease, with the protein MVNLVLFAVYHFWSPWLIVARIVAFSPLFYLVYKKDSLKLGIFVHCLANFTDVIALVMLL; encoded by the coding sequence CTGGTCAATCTCGTATTATTTGCAGTTTATCATTTCTGGTCTCCTTGGCTTATAGTCGCAAGAATTGTGGCATTTTCACCATTATTTTATTTGGTATACAAAAAAGATTCTTTGAAATTGGGAATATTCGTACATTGCTTGGCTAACTTTACAGATGTAATAGCTTTAGTGATGTTATTGTGA
- a CDS encoding amidohydrolase family protein: MITAIINARIFDGEKVIGERTVLIEGEKIISVGGEIPEHAIIIDAEGGTLLPGLIDAHVHTSVDGLRDALQFGVTTELEMMGGFTKNGREAQLKGIEDIADVRSAGMGVTPPGGHPDELMPGDGEIPDFVLKELEKMSEEDRNALLAAHAHDHGEAPAVSTRDEAIAFVGEQVRDGADYIKIMIEEGTVLAAPGLPVLSQDILRAAVEEAHRHHKIAIAHVLTAESSRQAIEVGVEGLAHLFIDRPETTPDLVRMIAEAGAFVTPCLVLNSSIIGKPASEMAGDPLVSSKLSPEWIDTLNASFNTYPQGSMEDNYRNVMDLHHAGVDILVGTDVSVPVPTLGGLAHGVSVHHEMQLLVEAGFTPVEALQSATSKTARRFDLDDRGRIVEGARADLVLIDGDPTTHISDTLSIREVWQRGIQKMAKV; this comes from the coding sequence ATGATTACTGCAATTATTAATGCGCGTATTTTTGACGGCGAGAAAGTGATTGGAGAAAGAACGGTCCTGATCGAAGGTGAAAAGATCATATCGGTGGGTGGTGAAATACCGGAACATGCGATCATTATCGATGCTGAAGGAGGGACTTTGCTTCCTGGTCTGATCGATGCGCACGTTCACACTTCCGTAGATGGCCTGCGGGACGCTCTACAATTCGGAGTTACGACGGAACTGGAAATGATGGGCGGGTTCACGAAAAATGGCCGCGAGGCACAATTGAAAGGGATCGAGGATATTGCTGACGTACGTTCTGCAGGAATGGGGGTCACACCTCCCGGTGGGCATCCTGATGAACTCATGCCTGGGGATGGGGAAATTCCGGATTTTGTACTGAAGGAATTGGAGAAGATGAGCGAGGAAGATCGAAATGCCCTGCTGGCCGCTCATGCACATGATCATGGGGAGGCTCCTGCGGTATCGACCCGGGACGAAGCTATAGCATTCGTGGGTGAACAGGTTAGAGACGGAGCCGACTATATCAAGATTATGATCGAAGAAGGGACAGTATTAGCAGCGCCTGGACTGCCTGTCTTAAGCCAGGACATTCTGAGAGCAGCTGTAGAGGAAGCGCATCGGCATCACAAGATTGCGATTGCCCATGTATTGACTGCGGAATCCTCCCGGCAAGCAATAGAAGTCGGAGTCGAGGGACTCGCTCACTTATTCATCGACCGCCCTGAAACGACTCCGGATCTGGTGAGAATGATTGCGGAGGCTGGAGCCTTTGTTACGCCATGTCTCGTCTTGAACTCCTCGATTATCGGTAAACCCGCATCGGAAATGGCGGGAGATCCGCTTGTGAGTTCCAAGCTTAGTCCGGAATGGATCGATACTCTGAATGCCAGCTTCAATACCTACCCGCAAGGCAGTATGGAAGACAACTATCGGAACGTGATGGACCTTCACCACGCAGGTGTAGACATTCTTGTGGGTACGGATGTCTCTGTCCCGGTTCCAACGCTGGGCGGGCTTGCCCATGGAGTTAGCGTACACCACGAGATGCAGCTATTGGTGGAAGCGGGATTCACGCCTGTAGAAGCCCTTCAGTCAGCAACTTCGAAGACGGCTCGCCGCTTCGACCTGGATGACCGCGGACGTATTGTGGAAGGGGCAAGAGCTGACTTGGTGTTAATTGACGGCGACCCGACAACCCATATTTCGGATACGTTATCGATCCGTGAAGTATGGCAGCGCGGTATTCAAAAAATGGCGAAGGTCTGA
- a CDS encoding MarR family winged helix-turn-helix transcriptional regulator, whose translation MTEQTFHTPYSDLIVTIGMKIRSMANTRLSELDLNAQQGRMMGYIFENQDNGVIQKDLADHFNRKGATITSMLQGLEKKGYIKRVIPEDNERQKKIYLLKKGSDLVEEFNEIFMEVEKSITRGLNEKETETFMKLLIKVKATM comes from the coding sequence ATGACAGAACAAACTTTTCATACCCCCTATTCGGATTTGATTGTAACTATCGGAATGAAAATTAGAAGCATGGCAAATACCCGATTGTCAGAACTGGATCTGAACGCTCAGCAGGGGCGGATGATGGGCTACATTTTTGAAAATCAGGATAACGGTGTGATCCAGAAGGATTTGGCCGACCATTTTAACCGTAAGGGAGCCACCATCACCAGCATGCTTCAAGGGCTGGAGAAAAAGGGGTACATTAAACGGGTAATCCCGGAAGATAACGAGCGGCAAAAAAAAATATACTTATTGAAAAAGGGGAGTGACCTCGTCGAGGAATTCAACGAAATATTCATGGAAGTAGAAAAAAGCATTACCCGGGGTCTTAACGAAAAAGAAACCGAGACCTTCATGAAATTATTAATCAAAGTAAAAGCGACCATGTAG
- a CDS encoding phosphotransferase enzyme family protein translates to MGGDIINYNEVVKISDANLLPFVSELYGLEGYEIKPVKEHKRGRNVVYTCVKEGTDAKILRIAFLNDRSREDILGELEYVRYLFEHGGSVSNVVSSRKGNLLEEITHNNHTFFVCLFEKARGKMIVDNHYRYREGVPLSEYYYNCGKVLGKLHQLSKGYAPVHPRYSFFDKYNAEYIDKLIPSSLSLLKEKLLGLLKTLEGLDRNHDSFGMIHFDYNDGNYFIDFDTGQITVYDFDNSCFGWYMFDLASIWGNGMGWIQSEPDAGKRKKFMEDYFERVLAGYRSETRLDHSMLNILPLLIQANLMEGIIDAFEVMRNNSEGPECDQELSYYIKCLEDDIPYFGFFHDIYSCEEPFEYEERNI, encoded by the coding sequence ATTGGAGGAGATATTATAAATTATAACGAGGTTGTTAAAATCAGTGATGCAAATTTACTTCCATTTGTATCAGAGTTGTACGGATTAGAAGGCTATGAAATTAAGCCGGTTAAGGAACATAAGAGAGGGCGTAATGTCGTTTATACCTGTGTGAAGGAAGGCACCGATGCAAAAATACTCAGAATCGCCTTCTTAAATGACAGAAGCCGGGAAGATATTCTAGGTGAACTTGAGTATGTCAGGTATTTATTCGAGCATGGCGGTAGTGTCTCGAATGTAGTCAGTTCCCGAAAGGGGAATCTGCTGGAAGAGATAACTCATAATAATCACACCTTTTTTGTCTGCCTGTTTGAAAAGGCTAGAGGGAAAATGATTGTGGATAATCATTATCGGTATCGGGAAGGCGTTCCTCTTTCTGAATACTATTATAACTGCGGTAAAGTTCTGGGGAAGCTGCACCAATTGTCGAAAGGGTATGCTCCAGTCCATCCCCGGTACAGTTTTTTTGATAAATACAATGCCGAATATATCGATAAACTGATACCCAGCTCTTTATCTTTGCTTAAAGAGAAGTTGTTAGGGCTCCTTAAAACCTTGGAAGGGTTGGACAGGAACCATGATTCGTTCGGTATGATTCATTTTGATTACAACGATGGGAATTATTTTATAGATTTTGATACCGGGCAAATAACCGTTTATGATTTCGATAATTCTTGTTTCGGTTGGTATATGTTTGACTTGGCCAGTATCTGGGGAAACGGAATGGGCTGGATACAATCTGAACCAGACGCCGGTAAACGTAAAAAGTTTATGGAGGATTATTTTGAAAGAGTCCTCGCGGGATACAGATCCGAAACCAGGCTTGATCATTCGATGTTGAATATATTGCCCTTGCTTATTCAAGCAAACCTCATGGAGGGTATTATAGATGCATTCGAGGTAATGAGAAACAACAGCGAAGGGCCGGAGTGTGATCAGGAGCTGTCGTATTATATAAAATGCCTGGAAGACGATATCCCGTATTTCGGTTTTTTCCATGACATTTACTCTTGTGAAGAACCCTTTGAGTATGAGGAACGAAATATATAG
- a CDS encoding MATE family efflux transporter: MDAENLYYFEKAPVAKAVAHFAIPMMLGTSMNVIYSILNAYFLGTLHNTAMLTALALTLPLFAIIMALGNLIGMGSGTYISRMLGEKKYDDVKQVSSFAFYSSLVLGLIVMAVGLPLIDPIVHGLGATPDSFGFTKDYVTIMLMGSPFVVLFFTLENIVRSEGAAITSMIGMILSVVVNIILDALVIFVFHWDVIGVASATVISNLVASVYYALHMGYKSQFLTVSVKWFKATKDILGNVFKIGVPVFIMSIFLGAMSLIFNHFLVEYGDSAVAAYGISSRLLQFPEFILMGLCEGVVPLIAFSFTADKLRMKNTIGFTTKVIVGLAAVFGIIVYLVSDHLIGLFTNDPQLIEMGSYILHVTFLSLFITGMTTLFTGVFQATAQGTAAFIMSIIQGVTLIPVLYIANQMNGFHGVVWSIVIADAAAFLVGAVMLYVLRNKLQPELDSLVQ; encoded by the coding sequence ATGGATGCAGAAAACCTTTATTACTTTGAAAAAGCACCGGTCGCAAAGGCCGTAGCTCACTTCGCTATACCGATGATGCTAGGCACATCAATGAATGTCATATACTCCATCTTGAATGCCTATTTCCTTGGTACACTCCATAATACTGCTATGTTAACCGCACTCGCGCTAACCTTGCCGCTATTCGCAATCATTATGGCGCTGGGCAACTTGATTGGCATGGGCAGCGGTACCTACATCTCCCGTATGCTAGGAGAGAAAAAGTATGATGACGTAAAGCAAGTGTCTTCATTCGCTTTTTACAGCAGCTTAGTTCTCGGTCTTATCGTGATGGCCGTGGGTCTCCCGTTGATCGATCCCATCGTTCATGGCCTGGGGGCAACGCCTGACTCCTTCGGATTCACGAAGGACTATGTCACTATTATGCTTATGGGTTCACCATTCGTCGTATTATTCTTCACGCTGGAGAATATCGTGCGCTCGGAGGGTGCAGCCATCACGTCGATGATCGGTATGATTCTAAGTGTTGTTGTAAATATCATTCTCGATGCACTCGTCATCTTCGTGTTCCATTGGGACGTGATCGGCGTTGCGTCAGCTACGGTCATTTCTAACTTGGTTGCGAGTGTATACTACGCCCTCCATATGGGATATAAAAGCCAATTTTTAACTGTCTCCGTAAAATGGTTCAAGGCTACCAAAGACATTCTGGGCAATGTATTCAAAATCGGGGTTCCCGTCTTTATTATGAGCATCTTTTTGGGGGCAATGTCGCTTATCTTCAACCATTTTCTTGTCGAATACGGGGATTCAGCCGTAGCGGCTTACGGAATTTCATCACGTTTATTGCAATTTCCTGAGTTTATTCTAATGGGCTTATGCGAGGGGGTCGTGCCGCTCATTGCCTTCTCTTTTACAGCGGATAAATTGCGCATGAAGAATACCATTGGATTTACGACCAAAGTGATTGTGGGGTTAGCAGCCGTATTCGGCATCATCGTCTATTTAGTTTCCGACCATTTAATTGGTCTATTTACAAATGACCCGCAATTAATTGAAATGGGCAGCTACATTCTGCATGTGACGTTCTTATCCTTGTTCATTACAGGAATGACCACTTTGTTTACCGGGGTCTTCCAGGCAACAGCACAAGGAACAGCCGCGTTTATTATGTCAATTATTCAAGGAGTTACGCTGATTCCTGTGCTTTATATCGCCAATCAAATGAACGGCTTCCACGGGGTGGTCTGGTCGATTGTCATTGCGGATGCCGCCGCATTCCTTGTCGGTGCCGTCATGCTGTATGTTCTGCGGAACAAATTGCAGCCGGAATTGGATAGTTTGGTACAGTAG
- a CDS encoding AbrB/MazE/SpoVT family DNA-binding domain-containing protein translates to MQHKKENSHGFGHGKVLGTTSMGERGQIVIPREAREELDIKPGEKFIVFGNKRKGAVILVKAEMFNKFADFFMSASKKFESMAQAIFDKNTTNSEEDDDEPEVDERGPEVDKKE, encoded by the coding sequence ATGCAGCATAAAAAAGAAAACAGTCATGGATTCGGGCACGGCAAAGTGCTGGGAACAACATCAATGGGTGAGAGAGGACAAATTGTTATTCCTAGAGAAGCAAGGGAAGAACTTGATATCAAGCCAGGTGAGAAATTCATCGTTTTCGGGAATAAGCGCAAGGGCGCTGTCATTCTGGTCAAAGCAGAAATGTTCAACAAATTTGCAGATTTCTTCATGAGCGCTTCGAAAAAGTTTGAAAGTATGGCCCAGGCGATCTTTGATAAAAACACTACAAATTCAGAAGAAGATGATGATGAACCTGAGGTGGATGAAAGAGGACCAGAGGTAGATAAAAAAGAATGA
- a CDS encoding pyridoxamine 5'-phosphate oxidase family protein produces the protein MSKYDEAMKLLEEQVGNKDGLISLSTIALEPGANGKSRPASRIVDAYYEDGAFYTVTYATSGKMQQIAQNPEVAVCIIVENFTADGIGQNLGWVCDEKNAEMMTKLRTIFADWYNEANNDEDPNTCLLRIRLTKGLWNDAHKGIRNEIDFVNKTAN, from the coding sequence ATGAGCAAGTACGACGAAGCCATGAAGCTGCTGGAAGAACAAGTGGGTAACAAGGACGGCCTGATCTCTCTGTCCACCATCGCGCTGGAACCGGGGGCCAATGGCAAAAGCCGTCCCGCCTCCCGCATTGTGGACGCCTATTATGAGGACGGCGCGTTCTACACCGTTACTTACGCGACTTCAGGCAAGATGCAGCAGATCGCCCAAAACCCCGAAGTCGCCGTTTGTATCATCGTCGAGAACTTTACGGCCGATGGTATCGGTCAAAACCTGGGCTGGGTATGTGACGAGAAAAACGCGGAGATGATGACAAAGCTGCGCACAATATTCGCCGATTGGTATAACGAAGCCAATAACGACGAAGACCCTAACACATGCCTGCTGCGCATTCGCCTGACAAAGGGCCTGTGGAATGACGCCCATAAAGGGATCAGAAATGAGATTGATTTTGTCAATAAGACGGCAAATTAA
- a CDS encoding helix-turn-helix domain-containing protein, whose translation MIGKTVKAIRIKQGLSQEDLAHECNVDRSYISMIEVGRNEPSVTKIFDLCKGLKNKPSDFFKLIEIEYEKAWESE comes from the coding sequence ATTATCGGAAAAACTGTTAAAGCGATACGCATCAAACAAGGACTAAGCCAAGAAGATCTAGCGCACGAATGCAATGTCGACCGGTCCTATATTTCCATGATTGAGGTTGGAAGAAACGAGCCTTCCGTCACGAAAATATTTGATCTCTGCAAAGGACTGAAGAACAAGCCGTCTGACTTTTTTAAGCTGATTGAGATCGAATATGAGAAAGCGTGGGAGAGCGAGTGA